A stretch of Halodesulfovibrio sp. MK-HDV DNA encodes these proteins:
- a CDS encoding amidohydrolase, translating into MKTLYRNGTIVTMDPALPQAQALVTEKGRILGVGSTAAMLNLAGSESKTIDLEGAALFPGFNETHNHLSMYAIFRQYAYLGACMTIDELIQTLSDHAANTDAPIIVGYSYDDTLLTDNRQITCEDLNRVTTDKPVVVIHISAHLGFLDTRAMAQFSITKNTPCPEGGVIHKDSQGNPTGRLDETVWFNIVSKLETPDPETYLSLLEETVKEFNQRGITGVHDAGLGIEGMPDVVYDSYATLEAENRLPLRVFLSAMPDAFDTIQPAPLTEMGDTRVIIGGVKLFIDGSIQAETAALLSPYARHDDWKGELVMQVEEFEALVQKYHAAGHHISIHGNGDAAIETIISAIEKTQAASPQHDNRHMLIHSQMAHTGHLQRMRTCGIIPSFFCMHVYNWGDRHKELFVGPERAARMNPAGEAESMGLPFTMHVDTPVLPVQVLESIQTAVTRKTRDGHVLGAEQCTTQYGAVAAYTSHAALCSRSEKHRGTLTAGKLADMTLLSKDITTVPPAEIADTEVLMTIVGGEIVYMSDSSS; encoded by the coding sequence ATGAAAACACTTTACCGAAATGGCACAATTGTCACCATGGACCCAGCTCTTCCCCAAGCACAAGCGCTTGTAACAGAAAAAGGCAGAATTCTTGGAGTAGGTAGTACGGCTGCCATGCTTAACCTTGCAGGGTCGGAGTCTAAAACAATAGACCTAGAAGGAGCAGCACTTTTCCCGGGGTTCAACGAAACTCATAACCATCTTTCTATGTACGCTATCTTTAGACAGTATGCATACCTAGGTGCCTGTATGACAATTGATGAACTCATTCAAACCCTGAGTGACCATGCTGCAAATACTGATGCCCCTATTATTGTTGGCTACAGTTATGATGATACTCTCCTTACAGACAACCGCCAGATTACATGTGAAGATCTGAACCGAGTAACCACAGATAAACCAGTCGTAGTTATTCACATATCAGCACACCTTGGTTTTTTAGATACACGTGCAATGGCGCAATTTTCGATTACTAAAAATACACCATGCCCTGAAGGCGGAGTCATTCATAAGGATTCCCAAGGCAATCCTACAGGGCGACTTGATGAGACGGTATGGTTCAATATTGTTTCAAAACTAGAAACACCTGATCCCGAAACGTATCTAAGTTTACTCGAAGAAACGGTTAAGGAATTTAACCAGAGAGGAATCACCGGCGTACACGATGCAGGACTTGGTATCGAGGGAATGCCCGATGTTGTTTACGACAGCTATGCAACCCTTGAAGCAGAAAACAGACTGCCCTTACGAGTCTTTCTTTCTGCAATGCCTGATGCGTTTGACACTATACAGCCCGCTCCGCTAACAGAAATGGGCGACACGCGAGTCATTATCGGTGGAGTGAAGCTCTTTATTGACGGCTCAATCCAAGCAGAAACAGCTGCTTTGCTAAGCCCTTATGCGAGACACGACGATTGGAAAGGTGAGCTTGTCATGCAGGTAGAAGAGTTTGAAGCTCTTGTACAAAAATATCATGCGGCGGGTCATCATATATCCATTCATGGCAACGGTGACGCGGCAATTGAAACTATCATTTCGGCTATAGAAAAAACGCAAGCCGCCTCACCGCAACACGATAATCGCCATATGCTCATTCACTCGCAAATGGCTCACACAGGTCATCTGCAACGCATGCGCACCTGCGGCATCATCCCGAGCTTCTTTTGCATGCACGTCTACAACTGGGGTGACCGTCATAAAGAGCTCTTTGTAGGGCCGGAAAGAGCTGCACGTATGAATCCGGCAGGTGAAGCTGAGTCAATGGGACTGCCATTTACAATGCACGTTGATACGCCAGTTCTTCCAGTACAGGTTTTAGAATCCATCCAGACAGCAGTTACACGAAAAACAAGAGACGGCCATGTTCTCGGAGCGGAACAATGCACCACTCAATATGGAGCTGTTGCCGCTTACACAAGCCATGCGGCATTATGCAGTCGGTCAGAAAAACATCGTGGTACGCTCACTGCCGGAAAGCTTGCAGATATGACACTGCTTTCAAAAGATATTACCACTGTCCCACCTGCTGAAATAGCTGACACAGAGGTACTGATGACAATTGTCGGTGGAGAAATCGTCTATATGTCTGATAGCTCTTCCTAG
- a CDS encoding sodium/glutamate symporter, with protein MLGTYQGFMTLGVIGAMLLVGIFIRANIKIFQQYLVPAAILGGIAGFILVNSGMGDLSSESFLPFTMHAFNISFMSLCLTTSTSSKSSRKEYLRGSMWMTLIWTASFALQAAAGAAAIWGYNLFSPNFLDPAYGFLVTHGFTQGPGQGLAIGGMWENNFGLADTRVLGLIYANIGFIVAFIMGVPVARWVVGKNFNTNKKAKITEEFLRGIYTDKKKHAIGHETTHPSNIDTLAVHVAILGVAYFITYHWLSWAVPNLKDVPGIGTMCSWGFFFLHGLVVCLIIRFIMTKLGCVHLLDSGVQKHITSLSVDVMLVASFMSVKLSILTAYIVPILLVCIAATTVTFILIWTCGRKLKHLGPERMITQFGCCCGATANGLLLLRIVDPDYSTSVSMELAFFNVAIVVATFPMLCLLAPIIPSMSALTVMGCYLLYGVAAIIGIHFLGGLSFGKEKTALLPDAKVEA; from the coding sequence ATGCTAGGAACATATCAAGGATTTATGACGCTTGGTGTCATCGGAGCAATGCTGCTTGTGGGCATTTTCATTCGAGCAAACATTAAAATTTTCCAGCAATATCTTGTTCCGGCAGCAATTCTTGGCGGGATAGCAGGCTTTATCCTTGTAAATTCAGGTATGGGGGATCTCTCCTCTGAGAGCTTCCTCCCCTTTACCATGCACGCATTCAACATCAGCTTTATGTCGCTCTGTCTGACCACCTCAACTTCTTCTAAATCTTCACGTAAAGAATACCTGCGCGGCAGTATGTGGATGACACTTATCTGGACTGCCAGCTTTGCACTACAGGCCGCTGCCGGTGCCGCAGCCATATGGGGTTACAACCTCTTCAGTCCAAATTTCCTTGATCCTGCATACGGATTTCTGGTCACACACGGATTCACACAAGGCCCCGGTCAGGGTTTAGCCATCGGCGGCATGTGGGAAAACAACTTCGGACTTGCAGACACTCGTGTATTGGGTCTCATCTATGCCAACATAGGTTTCATTGTAGCATTTATTATGGGCGTTCCTGTTGCCCGCTGGGTCGTAGGTAAAAACTTTAACACAAACAAAAAAGCAAAAATTACTGAAGAATTTCTGCGCGGCATTTACACAGATAAAAAGAAACATGCCATTGGCCATGAAACAACCCACCCTTCTAACATCGACACATTGGCAGTACATGTTGCAATTCTTGGAGTTGCCTATTTCATAACCTATCATTGGCTTTCATGGGCTGTTCCGAACCTTAAAGATGTTCCGGGAATCGGCACCATGTGCAGCTGGGGCTTCTTCTTTCTGCATGGCTTAGTTGTATGCCTAATTATCCGATTCATTATGACCAAACTCGGATGCGTTCATCTCCTCGACAGTGGAGTCCAGAAACATATTACAAGCCTGTCCGTTGATGTCATGCTTGTTGCCAGCTTCATGAGCGTGAAACTCTCAATCCTTACCGCGTATATCGTGCCTATTCTTCTGGTTTGCATTGCTGCCACAACCGTCACTTTTATCCTTATATGGACATGCGGACGCAAACTGAAACACCTTGGCCCTGAACGTATGATTACCCAGTTCGGTTGCTGCTGCGGAGCCACCGCAAACGGCCTTCTCTTACTCCGTATTGTTGATCCGGACTATTCAACAAGTGTTTCAATGGAACTGGCCTTCTTCAACGTAGCAATTGTTGTCGCAACGTTCCCTATGCTTTGTCTGCTTGCCCCTATAATTCCTAGCATGTCCGCCCTGACGGTTATGGGCTGCTACCTTCTTTACGGTGTGGCTGCCATTATCGGCATTCACTTCCTGGGTGGATTAAGTTTCGGAAAAGAGAAAACAGCACTGCTGCCAGACGCAAAAGTAGAAGCGTAG
- a CDS encoding ATP-binding protein, whose protein sequence is MISHSEISISTRVTAGLMVIIVSIVLSATVIAFTFRNVTDSINSITMQDMPSLMNTFLLVRESQDMEAITPDILAAPNEFVRESLTQDFEDAAERWNTLVAKIQESEAPPEVDQLISKSLSLHQNITKISDIINLEMCNTNQMAQSVRRIRRIGERLNAIQKLPQTGLTRTLLQSLNQSIILLLVANTASSPMEIAGLEDDYRNSNERITTLLAAAPDKLKSLLTPIFNEIRRFGQEKDGVFTLSKQNVHFKKKLEDRLVGNKFLSNGIVTSTNAVNAHIILRIKNKAEKLATQLATANYLAIMLPIICLLCSFFIILYLKRSVIARMLSLKNAMVNHVNGGNAIICIAGNDELSAMGQATNFFINEIKKREERLQNSHDELEARVLKRTKEIKQRSELLQREILERLEAETALRESESRFRLLAENLKEMLCIVEMDTNTVSYVNRAFRTAFEADTDSLIQSPSLLLDQIHPEDKNMVREVLTSQWGTDNIENNAFEYRMISPDNSIRWLFSRIIHLRDEAGHKIRAAVMAEDITNRKNNEKRISESETRLKYLSTQLLDALEEERRRLAAELHDDIGPALGTVKFGVENVVQNLHENQSAQKEILHTVIDIVKKIVRHIGKIQMELRPSILDDFGVLEAVDWYCQEYKRVFRHITVTKCIHTTEELIPEQLGIIIYRVVQESLNNIAKHSEASEVTLILKSEDDTLQLSIEDNGKGFDLDKFIDTRRTRNCSCLGLVSMRERIELSEGIYSLRTAPNQGTRIEAQWTFDPLLQSTSPPDDASLENIA, encoded by the coding sequence ATGATCTCACATTCAGAAATAAGTATCTCCACACGAGTCACAGCAGGACTCATGGTTATTATTGTCAGCATCGTGCTTTCAGCAACTGTCATTGCCTTCACGTTTAGAAACGTCACAGATTCAATAAACAGCATTACAATGCAAGACATGCCTTCGCTCATGAACACGTTTCTTCTCGTTCGTGAGTCACAGGATATGGAGGCTATTACCCCAGATATCCTTGCTGCACCAAACGAGTTTGTTCGAGAATCCCTGACGCAAGATTTTGAAGATGCTGCTGAGCGTTGGAATACGTTAGTAGCAAAGATACAGGAAAGCGAAGCACCCCCAGAAGTGGATCAGCTTATTTCAAAATCCCTGAGCCTGCACCAAAACATCACGAAAATTTCTGACATCATCAACCTTGAAATGTGTAATACAAATCAGATGGCGCAATCCGTACGCCGCATCCGGCGCATTGGTGAAAGGCTCAACGCCATTCAAAAGCTTCCACAAACAGGCTTAACGCGCACACTCCTCCAATCTCTTAATCAGTCCATAATTCTCTTACTTGTAGCTAATACAGCAAGCAGCCCGATGGAAATTGCCGGACTTGAAGACGATTACAGGAACAGCAATGAAAGAATAACTACATTGCTAGCCGCCGCTCCGGATAAACTGAAAAGTCTTCTTACTCCCATCTTTAATGAAATAAGACGCTTCGGGCAGGAAAAAGACGGCGTTTTTACTTTGTCTAAACAAAACGTACACTTCAAAAAGAAATTGGAAGATCGTTTGGTTGGAAACAAATTTCTTTCCAACGGTATTGTTACCTCAACAAACGCAGTCAACGCCCACATCATCCTGCGCATAAAAAACAAGGCAGAAAAACTTGCAACACAGCTCGCTACGGCAAACTATTTAGCTATTATGCTCCCTATTATTTGTCTGCTTTGTTCTTTTTTCATTATTCTGTATCTGAAACGATCCGTCATTGCGCGTATGCTCTCGCTTAAAAATGCCATGGTAAACCATGTTAACGGCGGTAATGCTATAATTTGCATTGCGGGAAATGATGAATTGTCCGCAATGGGACAGGCTACTAATTTCTTTATTAATGAAATCAAAAAGCGTGAAGAACGATTACAAAACTCACACGATGAACTTGAAGCACGTGTTCTGAAACGCACAAAAGAAATTAAACAGCGAAGTGAGTTATTGCAGCGGGAAATTCTTGAAAGGCTGGAAGCTGAAACAGCGTTACGCGAAAGTGAAAGCCGCTTCCGTTTACTCGCAGAAAATTTAAAAGAAATGTTATGCATTGTAGAGATGGACACAAACACTGTCAGCTATGTTAACAGAGCATTTCGTACAGCTTTTGAAGCTGATACCGACTCCCTGATCCAAAGCCCTTCCCTCCTCTTGGATCAAATCCATCCAGAAGATAAGAACATGGTGCGTGAAGTGCTCACCTCCCAATGGGGAACAGATAATATTGAAAACAATGCATTTGAATATCGCATGATATCGCCGGACAATAGTATCCGTTGGCTCTTCTCAAGAATTATTCATCTCCGTGATGAAGCTGGTCACAAAATTCGAGCAGCTGTTATGGCAGAAGATATTACGAATCGTAAGAATAATGAGAAGCGTATTTCCGAATCTGAAACGCGATTAAAATACCTTTCTACACAGCTTCTTGATGCACTTGAAGAAGAACGTAGACGTCTGGCCGCAGAACTTCATGATGATATTGGCCCTGCTCTGGGAACAGTTAAATTTGGAGTAGAGAATGTTGTTCAGAATCTGCACGAAAACCAATCGGCTCAAAAAGAAATCCTTCACACTGTGATTGATATCGTAAAGAAAATTGTCCGACATATCGGGAAAATCCAAATGGAGCTTCGACCATCCATCCTTGACGACTTTGGAGTTCTGGAAGCCGTGGACTGGTACTGTCAGGAATACAAGCGAGTTTTCCGTCACATAACGGTTACCAAGTGCATCCATACAACAGAAGAGTTAATCCCCGAGCAGCTCGGCATTATTATTTACCGTGTTGTTCAAGAGTCATTGAACAACATCGCTAAACACAGTGAAGCAAGCGAAGTAACACTCATTCTTAAATCCGAAGACGATACCCTGCAGCTCAGTATTGAAGACAATGGCAAAGGATTTGATCTGGATAAGTTTATTGATACACGACGCACCCGCAATTGCAGCTGTCTCGGGCTAGTAAGTATGCGAGAACGAATTGAACTTTCTGAGGGTATTTATTCGCTTCGCACAGCTCCGAATCAAGGGACTCGTATCGAAGCACAATGGACCTTTGACCCACTGCTTCAGTCTACTTCCCCTCCTGATGACGCATCTTTGGAAAACATAGCATAA
- a CDS encoding ABC transporter substrate-binding protein gives MKQFVQYLFLTSVACFVLSICSIVQTAYASPPYSSEQSNASPQKGGTLVVALNSTPAHLNPAVHSGTLTGLVGTQLFAGLVRYGKDGIIYPYLAKSWEWSNNNHTLTLHLRKNATFHDDTPITSSDVAFSIETVSKYHPFFPMLAALQKIETPDAYTVILKLKTYHPALLRILTPVLTPILPKHIYGDGQNIRTHPANWNVVGSGPFQLAANQPKNHILLTRFKNFFIPNRPYLDTIDFKLFQGPDEIPMAMENGEVHVTGFSPLEEHHNQLKKQKHLLVTTEGLDGIRAMAWLGLNLQSPPFNDSRVRQALALTIDKNFITHKIFRGNSRTMDGPLPADNPFYAPSEKPHLLNIEQANKLLDEAGFKRNATGKRMTLQVTYPPNASALAIPLLKYLRHRLSRTVGIDLIIEENYDFLVWSKQIASGKFNMTFDIVFSWEDPVIGVHRTYHSTNAHRNVLWSNTLGYSNPKVDELLDAAAKEPDTARRKEIYAQFQQIVREDQPIIWLGTMPYTSIIDGRLRGINNSRWGLLSPMDTTYWVKQQ, from the coding sequence ATGAAACAGTTTGTGCAGTACTTATTTCTTACTTCCGTGGCCTGTTTCGTTCTTTCAATCTGCTCTATCGTGCAAACGGCATATGCATCGCCCCCCTACTCCTCGGAACAGTCAAACGCATCCCCACAGAAAGGCGGCACACTTGTGGTTGCCCTTAACAGCACTCCGGCTCATCTAAATCCTGCTGTGCATTCCGGGACACTCACAGGACTCGTCGGGACACAGCTGTTTGCGGGACTTGTTCGATATGGCAAAGACGGGATCATCTATCCATATCTCGCTAAAAGCTGGGAATGGTCAAACAACAATCACACACTCACACTCCACCTACGAAAGAATGCGACCTTTCATGATGACACGCCGATCACCTCTTCAGATGTTGCCTTTTCCATAGAAACGGTCAGCAAATACCATCCATTTTTCCCTATGCTCGCTGCGCTACAAAAAATCGAAACACCTGATGCATACACAGTTATTCTAAAGCTCAAGACTTACCATCCTGCATTGCTACGAATTCTTACGCCAGTGCTCACACCTATCTTACCTAAGCACATCTATGGCGACGGACAAAACATACGAACCCATCCAGCCAATTGGAACGTTGTCGGCTCCGGTCCATTTCAACTTGCTGCCAATCAACCTAAGAATCACATCCTGCTTACTCGCTTCAAAAATTTCTTCATTCCAAATCGCCCCTATTTAGACACCATCGACTTCAAACTTTTTCAAGGACCGGATGAAATCCCGATGGCCATGGAAAACGGTGAAGTTCATGTGACCGGCTTTTCTCCTTTGGAAGAACATCATAACCAGCTTAAAAAACAAAAACATTTATTGGTGACCACAGAAGGGTTGGACGGAATCAGAGCAATGGCATGGCTGGGATTAAACTTACAAAGTCCGCCTTTCAACGACAGCCGAGTCCGGCAGGCACTGGCACTTACAATTGATAAAAACTTTATTACCCATAAGATTTTTCGCGGAAATTCACGAACAATGGATGGCCCCCTTCCTGCGGACAACCCTTTCTACGCTCCATCAGAGAAACCACATCTTCTTAATATAGAACAAGCAAACAAACTCCTTGATGAAGCAGGCTTCAAACGCAACGCAACAGGCAAACGTATGACACTTCAAGTGACATACCCACCAAACGCAAGCGCACTTGCAATCCCTTTACTTAAGTACCTGCGTCACCGTTTAAGCCGGACGGTCGGAATCGACTTAATCATAGAAGAAAATTACGACTTTCTCGTCTGGTCAAAGCAGATTGCGAGCGGCAAATTTAATATGACCTTTGATATTGTATTTTCATGGGAAGATCCGGTTATCGGAGTCCACCGCACCTACCACTCTACAAACGCACATCGAAATGTGCTTTGGTCGAACACATTAGGATACAGCAATCCGAAAGTGGATGAACTCTTAGATGCTGCGGCAAAAGAACCAGACACAGCACGCCGAAAAGAAATTTATGCTCAATTCCAACAAATAGTACGTGAAGACCAACCCATTATCTGGCTGGGTACAATGCCTTACACCTCTATTATTGACGGTAGACTACGTGGCATAAACAACTCCCGCTGGGGCCTGCTCTCTCCAATGGACACTACCTACTGGGTGAAACAGCAATGA
- a CDS encoding response regulator transcription factor, whose translation MTKHRIAIIEDHALFRAGLCSLISSKPDLEVIGEAGDGLEAIQLVRDNQPTLILIDLSMPKLGGIEAIRQIKQIAPDTKILVVSMHVTEKHLRAALKAGADGYLLKMADQDEFYVAIQAILGGRSYVSSDLASLVLDVYRSQEPEDHSSFDTLTNREREILKLVAEGNANKDIANLLTISPKTVDNHRSNIMRKLELHNVVELTHYARQYGLLVED comes from the coding sequence ATGACAAAACATCGCATTGCTATTATCGAGGACCACGCACTTTTTAGAGCAGGGCTATGTTCACTGATCTCTTCCAAGCCAGACCTTGAAGTCATCGGGGAGGCAGGAGACGGGTTAGAAGCCATTCAACTCGTACGCGATAACCAGCCCACTCTAATACTGATAGACCTTTCCATGCCCAAATTAGGCGGCATTGAGGCTATACGACAAATTAAACAAATCGCGCCGGATACAAAAATCCTTGTTGTTTCCATGCATGTCACTGAGAAGCACCTACGGGCAGCTCTTAAAGCAGGCGCCGACGGTTACTTGCTTAAAATGGCGGATCAGGATGAGTTTTACGTCGCTATACAAGCTATTCTTGGTGGCAGATCATATGTGAGCTCCGATCTCGCTAGTCTTGTTCTGGATGTCTATCGTTCTCAGGAGCCGGAAGACCATTCGTCATTTGACACACTGACCAACAGAGAGCGAGAGATTCTGAAATTAGTGGCAGAAGGCAATGCAAATAAAGATATTGCAAACCTGCTTACCATCTCTCCCAAGACTGTGGACAACCATCGCTCTAACATCATGCGAAAGTTGGAACTGCACAACGTTGTGGAACTGACACACTATGCCCGCCAGTACGGTCTGCTCGTGGAGGACTAA
- a CDS encoding D-cysteine desulfhydrase gives MNLAKFARRGYVSSATPLEAAPAFSKALGGKVNVFIKRDDLLPGTSGGNKTRKLDFSMADAIEKGADTIITCGAVQSNHCRLTLAWAVKEGMDCHLILEERVKGSYKPEGSGNNFLFNILGVKSTTVVSGGSDMMGEMEKLAATLTAEGKKPYIIPGGASNSIGALGYVSCAEEMLQQFFEMKLKVDHVVVPSGSAGTHAGMAIGMYANNSGIPVSGINVSRPKDVQEAHVYKLVEETVALIGDIKCDVPSSVIECFDSYVGPGYSLPTDSMIEAVKLLAQTEGILLDPVYSGKAMAGLIDLVRKGHFPEGSNVVFLHTGGSPALYAYLDTFK, from the coding sequence ATGAATCTCGCTAAATTTGCACGTCGTGGCTATGTTTCTTCCGCAACTCCACTCGAAGCTGCTCCTGCTTTTTCAAAAGCATTGGGCGGTAAAGTAAACGTATTTATCAAACGTGATGACCTCCTCCCAGGTACATCCGGTGGTAACAAAACACGTAAGCTTGATTTTAGCATGGCCGATGCTATCGAAAAAGGCGCTGACACTATCATTACTTGTGGTGCTGTTCAGTCTAACCATTGCCGTCTTACACTCGCTTGGGCTGTTAAAGAAGGCATGGATTGTCACCTTATTCTCGAAGAACGCGTAAAAGGCAGCTACAAACCAGAAGGTTCCGGTAACAACTTCCTCTTCAACATCCTTGGTGTTAAGAGCACAACCGTTGTTTCCGGTGGCTCTGACATGATGGGCGAAATGGAAAAACTTGCTGCAACTCTTACTGCAGAAGGCAAAAAGCCGTACATCATTCCTGGTGGCGCTTCTAACTCCATCGGCGCACTCGGCTACGTTTCTTGTGCTGAAGAAATGCTTCAGCAGTTCTTCGAAATGAAACTTAAAGTTGATCACGTTGTTGTTCCTTCCGGTAGCGCTGGTACCCACGCAGGTATGGCTATTGGTATGTACGCAAACAACTCCGGTATCCCAGTTTCCGGTATCAACGTAAGCCGTCCAAAAGATGTTCAGGAAGCACACGTTTACAAGCTTGTTGAAGAAACCGTAGCACTTATTGGCGACATCAAGTGTGACGTTCCTAGCTCCGTAATCGAATGTTTCGATTCTTATGTTGGACCAGGCTACTCCCTCCCTACTGATTCCATGATCGAAGCTGTTAAATTGCTTGCTCAGACTGAAGGTATCCTTCTTGATCCAGTTTACTCTGGTAAAGCAATGGCTGGCCTCATTGACCTCGTTCGTAAAGGTCATTTCCCAGAAGGTTCTAACGTAGTATTCCTGCACACTGGTGGCTCACCAGCTTTGTACGCGTACCTCGATACCTTCAAATAG
- a CDS encoding Na+/H+ antiporter NhaC family protein, with protein sequence MEDLTKKKLDLYGGVWGGLVPLMVLIVGLVWLSVAERGGTKPFWACAWMALVAGLFFAKNKHEYCQAAMRGIGDSTGIVIITAWLFAGVFGKLMVGGGLVKGLLWLGMTTGAQGGLFTLVVFIAAMLFALGTGTSTGTCIALTPVLYPAGYFLGADPALLATAILSGAAFGDNLAPISDTTIVSAYTQGATMSDVVRSRFPLAIAAATIAGTIFLVFGGGGTVQSLPQVQAQMNPTGAFMLIALLVVVVSALKGRHIIESLIYGNITAAIIGVSIGNMTLADIFHVPAERGLSTGIIQNGINSVVGAAFFAILILAVTQILVESGIMENILVFAEKFMIGTVRQAELSIIGVTILASIPISANAPAELLVGPSLVKPIGKRFKLAPARRANLMDCAVCTVFFILPWHIVVAGWYAAVISSSEAFGISAPPITAALCNPYSWALFAVLMFSAITGWNRAYEENEEGDDTDMDNVQSVSEAA encoded by the coding sequence ATGGAAGATTTGACAAAAAAGAAGCTTGATCTGTATGGCGGCGTGTGGGGTGGTCTTGTTCCATTAATGGTACTGATTGTAGGGCTTGTGTGGCTTTCTGTAGCAGAACGTGGCGGAACAAAACCTTTTTGGGCGTGTGCGTGGATGGCTCTTGTTGCGGGACTTTTCTTTGCAAAAAACAAACACGAATATTGTCAGGCAGCAATGCGTGGCATCGGTGATTCCACAGGCATCGTTATCATTACTGCTTGGTTGTTTGCTGGTGTGTTCGGCAAGCTGATGGTTGGTGGCGGTCTTGTAAAAGGTCTTCTTTGGCTTGGTATGACCACCGGCGCACAGGGCGGCCTGTTTACACTGGTAGTATTCATTGCAGCAATGCTTTTTGCACTTGGTACAGGCACAAGTACTGGTACCTGTATTGCGCTGACTCCCGTGCTTTATCCAGCAGGGTACTTCTTAGGTGCAGATCCGGCTCTTCTTGCCACTGCAATCCTTTCTGGTGCTGCCTTTGGTGACAACCTTGCACCTATTTCTGACACAACAATTGTATCCGCTTACACTCAGGGTGCGACTATGAGTGATGTTGTGCGGAGTCGATTCCCGCTCGCAATAGCTGCTGCTACAATTGCAGGTACTATCTTCTTGGTTTTTGGTGGTGGCGGAACCGTACAGTCCCTTCCACAGGTTCAGGCACAGATGAATCCTACCGGCGCGTTCATGCTCATCGCTCTTTTAGTAGTTGTGGTCTCTGCATTGAAAGGACGCCATATTATCGAATCTTTGATCTACGGTAACATTACAGCTGCGATCATCGGCGTTTCCATCGGCAACATGACGTTGGCAGATATTTTCCACGTTCCGGCTGAACGAGGTCTGTCTACAGGTATCATTCAGAATGGTATCAACAGTGTTGTCGGCGCAGCGTTCTTCGCAATTCTGATTCTTGCCGTAACTCAGATTCTTGTTGAAAGCGGCATCATGGAAAACATCTTAGTTTTCGCAGAAAAATTCATGATCGGCACTGTTCGACAGGCAGAGTTGTCAATTATCGGCGTAACCATTCTTGCTTCTATTCCAATTTCCGCAAACGCACCGGCAGAACTTCTTGTAGGTCCAAGTCTTGTGAAACCGATTGGTAAGCGATTTAAGCTGGCACCTGCTCGAAGAGCTAACTTGATGGACTGCGCTGTATGTACAGTCTTCTTCATTCTTCCTTGGCACATCGTAGTGGCAGGTTGGTACGCAGCGGTTATTTCCTCCTCAGAGGCTTTCGGCATTTCAGCACCTCCGATTACTGCTGCTCTTTGTAACCCATATTCTTGGGCTCTCTTTGCGGTACTTATGTTCTCTGCCATCACCGGCTGGAACAGAGCATATGAAGAAAACGAAGAGGGTGACGATACAGATATGGATAACGTTCAATCTGTTAGCGAAGCTGCGTAA
- a CDS encoding RidA family protein, which translates to MSTKNPIFTEKLPAAVGPYSQAIESDGFVFASGMLPIDPATGNMREGTITDRAHQALTNIKALAEAAGCTLDDIVKTTVFLTDVNDSKDVNAVYAQFFNEPFPARSAFQVAALPLGADIEIEVIFRKKN; encoded by the coding sequence ATGTCTACAAAAAATCCAATATTTACCGAGAAATTGCCTGCTGCTGTAGGTCCTTATTCTCAAGCAATTGAGTCTGACGGCTTTGTATTCGCATCCGGCATGCTGCCGATCGACCCTGCAACCGGTAACATGCGCGAAGGCACAATTACTGACAGAGCACATCAGGCTCTCACAAACATCAAAGCGTTAGCCGAAGCTGCTGGCTGCACTCTTGATGATATTGTGAAGACAACTGTATTTCTTACCGACGTTAACGACTCTAAAGACGTTAATGCCGTTTACGCACAGTTCTTTAACGAGCCTTTCCCAGCTCGTAGCGCGTTTCAGGTAGCTGCTCTTCCACTTGGAGCAGATATCGAAATTGAAGTTATTTTCCGTAAAAAAAACTAA